TACCACCACCAGTATAAGGAAGGATGGTATCAGGCTATCAATACCGAAATTGCACTGCCGCATAAAGAGAAAACTGAATTGTTGGAAGATTGTGAATCGGTTTCAGACAGGCATTTAAGCGATTTAAGATTAAGTGATCCGGATTTTCAACATTTGGTTTATGCTAAAATTTAAGATTATGAAAAGAAAGATACAATTCGCTGCATTGGCAGTATTTGCCTTATGCCTTGTTTCCTGTAAAGAAGATAAAGTAACGGATAAGCCAGGCAATGGCGTTAAAAATGCTTCGGAAAACTATAACGTGAGCATTCTCCTGGATTTATCAGACCGGATTGACCCGGTTAAGCATCCGGATAAAACAATGGAATACTATGTAAGGGATATCGGTTATATCAAATCGGTTTCGGAGGCTTTCACCGAACACGTTAGAGGTAAAAGAGTGCGTCAGGCGAATGATAAAATGCAACTGTTTTTTGATCCCGAACCGAGTAATACCGAAATCAATGCGATATCCGATAAGCTGAAAACAAAGATTGATAAGGACAATATTTCAAAAGAACTGCTCGATAACGTAAAAACTACTTATGAAACCAATCCGTTACAGATATACGAACTGGCTATAAAAGAAAAAGATTATCCGGGCTCCGATATCTGGCGTTTTTTTAAGAATAAGGTAACCGATTATTGCATCGATGAAGATTACCGGAACATTTTGGTTATTTTGACGGACGGTTATATTTTTTATAAAAATTCGGAAATAAAAGAAGGAAACAGAACCAATTTCCTTCTTTCCAAAACGATCAAACAGAACGGTTTAAACGTTTCGCAATGGAAAGAAAAGATGAACAATAACGATTTTGGATTTATCAAAGCCAATGAGGATTTGTCGAACCTGGAAGTACTGGTACTGGGAATTAATCCGGATTCTAAAAATCCTTATGAAGAAGATGTAATTAAAGCTTACTGGGGAAAGTGGTTACAGGAAATGAAAGTGAAACGCTTTGAGATCAGAGGAGCCGAATTACCGTCCAATATGGAAAAAGTAATTAAAGACTTTATAAACAAAGGAAAATAAGTTTACCGCCAAACATTACGATCAAATAGTTATTTTAGTAGATTCTAACCCCTTTATAGAGCCTATATGCCTAAGAAAATCATAGCCCTGTTTTTTATTTTATGGAGTTGTCTTTCCTGGTCACAGGTAAAACTGTGCAGCTGGAACCTTTCCAATTTCGGGAAAAGTAAAAGTGATGAAACCATTGCTTTTATTGCGAATACAGTGAAACAGTATGATGTTGTTGCAATTCAGGAAGTTGTTGCCGGATATGGCGGCGCGCAGGCTGTAGCCCGTTTGGCTGATGAACTTAACCGGAAAGGTGCCCAGTGGGACTATGCGATTAGCGATCCTACTTCGGGCAGTTCTCATAAAAAAGAACGTTATGCTTTTATATGGAAAACAGCCACTGTCCGGAAAAAGAAAATCTGGCTGGAAAAGAAATACCATTTAGCGATTGACAGAGAGCCCTATTTTGGAAGTTTTGACTATAAAGGGAAAGAATTTACGGTGGTTAACTTTCATGCGATAACCCGGAAGAAACAGCCGGAAACGGAGATTAAGCACTTTAAAAAACTGCCTTCTCAGTATCCTGAAAACAACCTGATTTTCGTGGGGGATTTTAATTGTCCGCAATCGCATACCGTTTTTAATCCGCTGAAAACAATGGGATATCGTTCGGTTTTTAAGAATCAGAAGACCTCTTTAAAGTTAAAATGCAAAAAACAGGAATGCCTGGCATCAGAGTTTGATAATATTTTTTACAACTCACAAAAAGTAAAACTGCTGACTAAAAATACACATTTGTTCTATAAAAACTTTGAAACGATGCCGTTAGCCCGGAAAATTTCGGATCATATTCCGGTATGTTTTACATTTATGCTATTGTAGTTCTTATAAAAAAGCAGGGTAGCTAACTGTTTGATAATGTGTTGGTGTAAACAAAAAGATTATTAATATAAATCGGATGTTTATGAAAGAAAAAATACTTTTTTGTATCACTTTTTTATTTCTTTTACTGGCTGGCTGTAAAGGCGATGCGAATGATGAGGTAACGGAAGAAACGGAAGGATTGGGTATTATGACTACTATATCCAGAGTGAGGGATACCAGAACGTGTGCCAAAGACTGGGATGGCGATTACTGCGCCGATGTTGCTGTAAAGGAAAACAATAGTGCAAACAACCTGAACCTTGTGGTTACGATAGCAGATGGTTATTTAAAAATAATTCACAATGAAGACAAAACGGTCGTAGAAGGCTTTGAGAAAGTTTTTTTTGATGAAGACGGTTACTCGATTTTTGAAACCAATGGAAAGGAATATCAGATCCGGATCCTGGATAAAATGGAAAATTGTTTTAAAGGGAATATTTCGCAGCGATGTTACGGTAAAACACAAAAAGGAAAACGCTGTAAAGCCAGAACATTGGATGAGAGCGGTTATTGCTGGCGGCATAAATAAAAAAGAACAATTCAATTGTTCTTTTTTATTTATGCTATACAGATTGCATTATTTGTTATTCGCAGGTAGTAGAAGTCCACTAAAAAGTTACGCTTATGAGAAAAAAAATACTATTAAAAATATTATTGCTATGCTTATTAACATCCTATGGGCAAAAAAAAATGGGATAAGAATAAACACTGTTGAAAAAATTAAAACAACACCTTCAGAAATAGTAAATTTCATTCCTGAAATTAATAAAAGAAATGGCGATTACTGTGCTAAAGTTGTTGTAAATGATATGAAAAGTGCTTATACAAAAAATTTAGTAGTACGTCTTTCGAACGATTTTTTATTAGCCATTTATAATGACGATAATACCGTAATTAAAGGATTTAAGAAAATTCATTTTGATATTAACGGATATACAAAATTTGTAACTAACGGTAAAAAATACCAGATTAAAATTCTTGCTGCGTTAGAAGACTGTAAAGGATTGCCAAGAAGATGTAAAGGAAAAACCCAGCTGGGTAAGAGGTGTAAATGTATAACCAAAGATGAGAGTGGTTACTGCCATCATCATAAATAAAACTATAAAATTTTAAGATTTTTCTTATTGTTAATTTCTGTGATTAAAATGAACACCTGTAATTTTCAGATGACGGGGTCATAGAAAAGAGAAATAAGCCGGATTCTGCCATTATTTTAAGGGATATATTAGAATTTGTTCCTGTTTTGTCTTAAAAAAACAGGAATATAACGATGTGTGTTAACTGTAAAATTCTCGTTAATTATAGTTAAAATTATGTTTTTTTTAAGTTTTGACAGGTAAAGCATTTTGTAATTTTGTTACTGTTTTAGGGGTTGAAGACTTTGGTCTTCATTATTGAGTAAATTACATTCATAATGCAAAAGAATATAAAAGATCTCCGGATCTTATTAGATAAAAATTCAGATGATATCAACTTTAATATAATCTCATCCATTACCGACAAAAAAGGAACGATCCTTTATGCCAATCAGAAGTTCTGTGAGATTTCGAAATACAGGGAAGAAGACCTGATCGGGCAAAACCACCGTATATTGAATTCCCGGTATCATTCCAGGGAATTTTTTAAAGAGATGTGGGAAACCATAGGCAACGGCAACGTTTGGGATGGAGAGGTGCGCAATAAAGCCAAAGACGGAAGCTTTTACTGGGTCTATTCGATTATCTTCCCGGTCTTTGATGAAAACAACGCCATCATCCAATATTTTTCAATCCGGGTGCCGATAGACGAAAAAAGAAAACAGGAAGAGCAGCGGGAAAAAAGAATTCGCCGACTTGAAAAGATACTGTTTAAGATTTCACACGAAGTCCGCCAGCCGGTCACGCAGATATTAGGTGTTTCGGATCTTTTAAACGATACCCAGCTCAATCAGGAAGAATTACGGATATTGATTAACGGCATGAAAAAATCGGCTGCCTTACTGAATTTGTATACCCGGGAACTCAATCAGTATGTTCACAACATGAAAAATGAGGAATACGAATTATTACTGTCGGCTTGCGAACCGCAGGATGACGATAATTACTGTATTTAAAAAGGCCTGTAAAAAAATAAAACCATCTACTACAGATGGTTTATATTTTTTTGGGCTATTCCAATAATTAGTAACGACCTCTGCCGCCTCCGTTATTGTTACCTCTGTTTGAGTTATAACCACCATTACCACCACGGTTGTTACCGCCAAAGCCATTGCTTCTTTGTGTTTGTGGTCTTGGTTCTGATTTATTCACTACAATTGTACGACCGTCGATTTGTCCTCCGTTCAATTCATCGATAGCTTTTTGAGCTTCGTCATCATTTGGCATTTCGATAAAACCGAATCCTTTACTTCTACCTGTGAATTTATCTGTAATAAGTTTAACCGAGTCAACAGTACCATACTCTTCAAAATATCCTCTTAAATCTGCTTCCTCTACGTTAAATGGAAGACTTCCAACAAAAATGTTCATTTTATATAAAATTAAAATTAAGACAAAGGTAGGCTATATATCGAAACCGAAGTTCTTTTTTATGAAAACTTTTTACCGGAGATTCTCTTTTATTGAAAAAAATTTAAACAAAAGGATTCTTTCTCCGTTACTTTTGAAAATAATTGAGATTTTTATAAAAAAATGAAAGAGATACTGATAAAGTAAGCAAAAAGCGCTGACAGAAAGGGCTTAAAAGTATAAAAGCCGACCTGGAGCAGTCGACTTTTATGGTGAACGTGTAACCACATTTACTGTGCGTTCGCTGCAAAAGTAAGACAATACATTGGATAAAATACTATAATTGCATAAAAAAACAGACTTTTTTTTTAATTGGTTTAAGAACAGTTGATTAGGAACGTTTTTTTTGATTTTCTTCCTTTTCGTACAGGAAACGGATGGTAACATGAAAAAAACAATATATTTGTAAGGTTAACTAATGTTTGCTACTAAATACAACAATTGAGCGATGACTTCTGAATATAATTTACTTTTAGCTGATGATCATAGTGTTGTTAGACAGGGCGTTTCCCTGATTCTTAAATATTCGCTGCCAAATATTAAAATTGTCCAGACCGATACTTTAAACGGTATATTGGAGAAACTAAGGAACGAACCTTTCGATTTGCTGATTCTGGATATCAATCTTCCCGGCGGGAATAACGTTTCGATGATTGAAAAAATAAAAAGCATCCGTCCGGAAATCAAGATTCTGATGTTTTCTGCTTTCGAAGAAGATGTTTATGCCATACGCTATATTAATGCCGGGGCAAACGGCTATCTTAACAAGCTTGGCAATGAAGAAGAAATTGTAGAGGCGGTTGGAAAAGTATTAAAAACGGGCAACTATATCAGTGAGAATCTGAAAGAAAAACTCATCAACGACTTACTCAATAAAAACAAATCGGGAAATCCGCTGGAAAAACTGTCCAATCGGGAATTGGAAATAAGCCGGTTATTGGTAAGCGGATACGGCAATCTGGAAATTGCCAATCATCTGAACATTCAGATGTCGACCGTTAGTACCTATAAAGGACGGATATTTGAAAAACTGGATGTCAAAAATGTAGTTTCCCTTGCCGATCTTTTCAAATTATATGAAGAAAGCGTTTAGTACTGCTAACGTTTGAAAAGGAGGGTGATTACCGTTCCTTTATTTTCCTCACTTTCAATTTTAATATCACCGTTCAGCAGGTTTAATAGCTCGATGATAATCGTAAAACCAATCCCTTTTGTAAACTGCTTTTCATAATGCTCCGATTTTATTCGCTGGGATAAAGTCTGGTAATAGGCTACCAGTTCCGGGTTCATTCCAATTCCGGTATCGGTAAGAATAATGCCAATCGTGTCCAGGGTTTTATAGCCGCTAAAAGTGATCGTGCCGGCTTCCGTATTCTTAACGGCATTATCCAGGAGATTATGAATAATAATTGTAAACAATTGCTTGTTGAGCGTTAAATGCAGCAATTCCGATACATTATTTTCCAGTACCGTTTTCCGGGACTTGGCAATTGGCTCAAATAACTTTATTTTCTCGTTAATCAGCTGGTGCAGGCTGAATCGTTCCGTATGGATATCATTCTTGTTGAGGTATGTTTTGGAATATTCCAGCAGGTTATTCACAAAATGAAAGAGCTCAAAAGAAGAAGTATACATCGTTTTGATGTTCTCCTGAAAGTCAGGATTGTCACGATCCAGGTTTTCATACAGGTATTTACCGGTTAAAGCCATGTATTTTAACGGGCTTTTGATATCGTGCGTAATCGATCCGATCAGTTTTTTATGGGAGTGGATCTGTTCGCTTAAATCTGCTTTGGTCTTCGTTAAAACATTAATCGTATTTTTTAATTCCGTGGTATGGTAAATGATTTTCTTTTCTAATAAAAGATTTCGGTGACGGATGTATTTTGTTCGCTGCCGGAAACCGAAATACAGCAGCAGCAGGAATGTGATCAGGACCAAAATTTTAAACCAGATGGTCTGCCAGTAAGCAGGCGGTATGATGATCGTGATGGTCTTGTATTGGTATTCAGAATCAAATCCGTTTAGTTTCCGGGCGGTTAATTTGTATTCTCCCGGGTATAATGACGTATAGGAAATGGTATAATTATCATTGGTTTTTGTCCAGTACTGGTTATCGGCATTATCCAGTTTTACTTCGATGTTCAGATTTTCAGGATTTCCGTAAAAAGGGCTGTTCAGGAAAAACGTAACACGGCTGAAATTGCGGTTTATAACAATAGTATCTTTAAAGGTTACCAGTTTATTGTCTATACGGGCTTCATTGATATAGATAGGATTTGTGGGCAATATCGGCCTCACAGACTGACTGTCGAAAAAGACCATTCCTTCAAATGACGGCAATGCGATATAATGATTGGCTAGTTTTGTAGCGCAGGGCGAACAGCCGCCGTTAAACTCATTGGATTTAAAACCGGAAGCCTTATCATAATAGTGATAATAGATCGTGCTTTTTTTCTTATCGGCATACGCAATCAGGCTGCTTTTCGCTACCTGAAAAAGACCTTTATTGGTTGTAATCCACATATATCCTTTTGCATCTTCAACAATACAATGAGCCGAACGGATGTATTTGTTTCTGTCAAAAGGAAAATGGGTGGTGACGTTGTTCCGGATCAGGAAAAAACCGTTATTATAGGTATTAACCCAGATTTCATTTGCCCTGGAACTTTGAATCCCGCGAATATAGGCATTGCCGATGAGCTGGTTTTTAACGATGCTTTTTTGTTTTAAATCGACTATATATAATCCGTTCTGGGAACCGATTACAAATTTATGAGCCCCGATTTTTTGGGCACTGTTCGGCAAGAAATTAAAATCGGCTGCCCAGTTTAATTTTTTAGCATCATCATCCGGATCGATATAGTATAATTTTCCTTCATCATATTTTTTATAATTGGAAGCGCCAATCCACATCAGTCCTTTGTCATCTTTATAAAGCAAACTGGGCGTGAATTTTAAGGACCAGTCATCAGATAAACTGTAGTTGCTGCTCTTTTTATAGCGGTGAAAGCTGTTTTCATAATTAATGGTCCACAAATCCCCGTTATTATCCAGTATGGAGAAAAATTTATCGGTTTTCAGGACTGTTTTTAAATGCCTGATCGTTCCGTTGGAGCTGATAATTTGCCCTCTTCCGGTCACAACACTAACCGAATCATAAGCAAAACTGGAGTATACCACCGGATCCTGAATGTCGGTATAGCTTTTAAAGTTTTGCGGGCGGACAATCATAAAACCCTTTGTCAGGCTTCCGATATAGACTATGCCTAACTTCGGATCGTAGTAAAGGGTGCTGACATTATTTTTTACGGTATTAAAATCGGAGAGTATCAGTTTGGGCGTTATACCGTTTTTGCCGGCCGTCAGGTAATATAATTTTCCATTTTGATACATAAAAGCCTGGTCGATGGCATTATTGGCATAAATAGTTTCGTCTCCGTTGGTGGGCATGTTGAAATTGATCTTTACCAGTCTGGTGGGCGAAACGATAAAATAGTCTTTTTTATTTTTTAAAAAGAGCTTATCGTCAATAACAAAGAACTTTGTTCCGTTAACGAACCGGTTGCTGAAGGCACCCAAACGCTTGTGTTTGAGGTCATATAAGCGGATACTGTCCCTGGTAACACTATAATAATAGTTTTTCAGTAGGATATTATATGTAGGGCTGTTTTTAAAATAGGAGGTATAAATGTCAACATTGTTGCTGAATAAATACCCTAATTCCTGATTTTCATTGCGGTCCTTTGTCTTTTGAGGTAATACTTCCGGTACCTGATTAACATGTACTGTCTGTCCTACATCTGTATTAACGCATAAACCATCACTAAACCGGGATTTTTTCAGGAACATCATCCTGTTGGAACGCAATCCGGTTATGTTGTCACTGTTATACACTTTAAACTGCTGCCCGTCAAACCTGACCAGGCCGTCTTCTGTGGTCATCCAGATAAAGCCGTCTTTATCCGGTGCAATCGATTTAATGCTGTTTTGAGGAAGTTCGCCGTTATCGGATGTAAACCAGTATGACGGCAACCTGTTCTGACAAAAACTCTGCTGAATGCTTAAGATAGTAAGGAAAAAAAGAAATCGGGTGAGAGCATTCATAGCTTTTTTCGGAACAGTGTAGAAATTTGAATGGATTTTGCCAAAGTGCTCAATATTACAAAAAATATATTAGTAGGAATTTTTTTTCTTGTAGAAATAATTCTACAAGAAAATAGAAGGATGGCTATATCGGGTTCCTATATAAGTTCTGATATTTGTAGTCCCCCAAATTTAGAATTGATACTTTAATTAAACCTTAATTTTAATTTAGATGAAGTCAATCCTAATTTATGCATACAGGTATGTAAAATCAATGTTTAATATGACAACTTTAAAAAGCATATTGGCATTTGTTTTATTACTGGCAGCTGTACATTTTAGTTGTTTTTATTTTAATGAGCGTCCGCCATTGGGACTTCTCTACGGACCGTTACTTTTTTTAACGGTGGCGAAATCAATTAAAAAAGGGTATTGGCTGCATTACCTGCCTTTTGCAATAAGCAGCGTGACCTTCTCGATTTTAAAATTTAAAGAACAGGATGTAAATGCCGGTCCTTGGGTAAACTATTTCCTGCTGTATTTTATCAGTGTGGGGATTTCGCTGTTTGTTTATTCCTGCCTGATATGGAAATCCAATAAAAAAAATATCGCAAAAACCGAAGGAATCAGTATCGGACAGGAGCTGGTGCAATTGTTAGCCTATGGCGGTTTGATATCGTCCCTGTTAATCGGATTACTGGTCTTTAAAAAGAAATGGCATGCTACCGATTTTGGCTTTGACCTTAACTGGATGCTGTTTTTCCTGCTGGGCACTTTTATGCTCCTTATCGGAATCTATTTATTGTGCTATGAGGACAAGACAGCCATTAGCCTTACCGCGAAAAAAGAACCACAGCAGTGTTTTGACGACACGATGTCTGCCAATTATATCGAAACATTGGACAAATGTGTCAGAGAAACGGATTTATACCGCAATCCGGATATTTCGTTAGACATGCTTGCCAGTCAGACAACCATACCCAGGCACCATTTAACCCGGCTGCTGAATGTTTATTTAGGAAAAAACTTTTATCAGTATATCGCCGAGTTAAGGATCGAATATGCACTTGGCTGTCTGAAAAATGATGCCGGAATAAAAATAGAATCACTGGCATACGAATGCGGCTTTAATTCCAAAACCTCATTTAACCGCTATTTTAAAGAATATACGGGATACCTTCCGTCGTATTATAAAACAATTATACACCATTCATAAAAAGGAAAACCCTTATGCTTTTTCTTCTTTTAATCATGATTGTCTGCATTTGCGGACTAACATTATATGTGCTCCAAAAAACAAGATCCGGTTCTTCCTTTAATGAAGTACTGTTTTGTGCTACAGCCTGTTTAATGCTGCATGCCGCGTATGCTTTAATAGCGCGGTATTTTTTTGATGCGCTTCCTTTTGTCGACAGGGGAGCACCGTTCGGATTGATGTACGGGCCGCTTTTATACCTGGCTGCATTTTCAAATGATGCCGGAAAACTAAAAAAGAAAAATATCCTGTTGCATGCCTTTCCCTTTTTGCTGGCAACCGTTTGTTATATCGTGTTTTTATCGGAAACGGATTTTAGAAATGCGCATCTTTCAGCCTATTATGCAGTGCTTTACGGAAGCAAGACAATCTCAATGTTCGTGTATGTCCTTGTGATTTTCTTTAATCAGAAAAAAATAACGAACGATCTTAGTCTGCGGAACCTTGTCAAGTCTGCTGCTATCTGGCTGATCTTGATCGCCAGTTTGTTTGCCAGTATCATGATTTCCAGAGTACTGGAAAGAAAAGACATCGGGGTTATGCTGCCGGGTGTTGTCATTTACGGAAGTATGCTTTTGGTATCGGCACTTATTTTTAAATACAGCATTGGGAGGCTTCTTGCCGGTGCCGGAGCAGCAGCACAGAACCAGGAAACCGAGAAACAAAATCAACAGTATAAAAAATCGGCATTAACACCAGCCATGCTGGAAGAATATGAAGAACGGCTGGACAAAGCCATGAATGACGATCTGGTTTTTCTGGATACGGAACTTTCACTGGAAAGCCTTTCCAAAAAAGTCAAAATTCCGAAGCACCATCTGACGCAATTATTCAACACAAAAATCAACCGTTCTTTTTATCAATACATCAATACTTTCAGAATAACCTATTCCTGTCAGCTTTTAAAAGAAGCCACGGAAATTACGTTGGAAGAAATTGCTTTTCAAAGCGGATTTAACTCAAAAGTATCGTTCAACCGCTATTTTAAAACACAGATGAATTGCACACCGTCGGAATACCGGCAGCAGTATCATTAATAAAAAAACAAAGAATACAAAACCGGACAGCAGTTCCGGTTTTTTTATACCCGTATTAATACGTGTTTTTTAGCGGTGTATTTGTAAGGTATTGATTTGTAGGTTTTTATGTGTTTTTTAAAGCGTTTCAATTGTGTGGGATGTACGCCACGCCACATA
This region of Flavobacterium inviolabile genomic DNA includes:
- a CDS encoding endonuclease/exonuclease/phosphatase family protein is translated as MPKKIIALFFILWSCLSWSQVKLCSWNLSNFGKSKSDETIAFIANTVKQYDVVAIQEVVAGYGGAQAVARLADELNRKGAQWDYAISDPTSGSSHKKERYAFIWKTATVRKKKIWLEKKYHLAIDREPYFGSFDYKGKEFTVVNFHAITRKKQPETEIKHFKKLPSQYPENNLIFVGDFNCPQSHTVFNPLKTMGYRSVFKNQKTSLKLKCKKQECLASEFDNIFYNSQKVKLLTKNTHLFYKNFETMPLARKISDHIPVCFTFMLL
- a CDS encoding PAS domain-containing protein → MQKNIKDLRILLDKNSDDINFNIISSITDKKGTILYANQKFCEISKYREEDLIGQNHRILNSRYHSREFFKEMWETIGNGNVWDGEVRNKAKDGSFYWVYSIIFPVFDENNAIIQYFSIRVPIDEKRKQEEQREKRIRRLEKILFKISHEVRQPVTQILGVSDLLNDTQLNQEELRILINGMKKSAALLNLYTRELNQYVHNMKNEEYELLLSACEPQDDDNYCI
- a CDS encoding RNA recognition motif domain-containing protein is translated as MNIFVGSLPFNVEEADLRGYFEEYGTVDSVKLITDKFTGRSKGFGFIEMPNDDEAQKAIDELNGGQIDGRTIVVNKSEPRPQTQRSNGFGGNNRGGNGGYNSNRGNNNGGGRGRY
- a CDS encoding response regulator transcription factor codes for the protein MTSEYNLLLADDHSVVRQGVSLILKYSLPNIKIVQTDTLNGILEKLRNEPFDLLILDINLPGGNNVSMIEKIKSIRPEIKILMFSAFEEDVYAIRYINAGANGYLNKLGNEEEIVEAVGKVLKTGNYISENLKEKLINDLLNKNKSGNPLEKLSNRELEISRLLVSGYGNLEIANHLNIQMSTVSTYKGRIFEKLDVKNVVSLADLFKLYEESV
- a CDS encoding sensor histidine kinase, translating into MNALTRFLFFLTILSIQQSFCQNRLPSYWFTSDNGELPQNSIKSIAPDKDGFIWMTTEDGLVRFDGQQFKVYNSDNITGLRSNRMMFLKKSRFSDGLCVNTDVGQTVHVNQVPEVLPQKTKDRNENQELGYLFSNNVDIYTSYFKNSPTYNILLKNYYYSVTRDSIRLYDLKHKRLGAFSNRFVNGTKFFVIDDKLFLKNKKDYFIVSPTRLVKINFNMPTNGDETIYANNAIDQAFMYQNGKLYYLTAGKNGITPKLILSDFNTVKNNVSTLYYDPKLGIVYIGSLTKGFMIVRPQNFKSYTDIQDPVVYSSFAYDSVSVVTGRGQIISSNGTIRHLKTVLKTDKFFSILDNNGDLWTINYENSFHRYKKSSNYSLSDDWSLKFTPSLLYKDDKGLMWIGASNYKKYDEGKLYYIDPDDDAKKLNWAADFNFLPNSAQKIGAHKFVIGSQNGLYIVDLKQKSIVKNQLIGNAYIRGIQSSRANEIWVNTYNNGFFLIRNNVTTHFPFDRNKYIRSAHCIVEDAKGYMWITTNKGLFQVAKSSLIAYADKKKSTIYYHYYDKASGFKSNEFNGGCSPCATKLANHYIALPSFEGMVFFDSQSVRPILPTNPIYINEARIDNKLVTFKDTIVINRNFSRVTFFLNSPFYGNPENLNIEVKLDNADNQYWTKTNDNYTISYTSLYPGEYKLTARKLNGFDSEYQYKTITIIIPPAYWQTIWFKILVLITFLLLLYFGFRQRTKYIRHRNLLLEKKIIYHTTELKNTINVLTKTKADLSEQIHSHKKLIGSITHDIKSPLKYMALTGKYLYENLDRDNPDFQENIKTMYTSSFELFHFVNNLLEYSKTYLNKNDIHTERFSLHQLINEKIKLFEPIAKSRKTVLENNVSELLHLTLNKQLFTIIIHNLLDNAVKNTEAGTITFSGYKTLDTIGIILTDTGIGMNPELVAYYQTLSQRIKSEHYEKQFTKGIGFTIIIELLNLLNGDIKIESEENKGTVITLLFKR
- a CDS encoding helix-turn-helix domain-containing protein, encoding MTTLKSILAFVLLLAAVHFSCFYFNERPPLGLLYGPLLFLTVAKSIKKGYWLHYLPFAISSVTFSILKFKEQDVNAGPWVNYFLLYFISVGISLFVYSCLIWKSNKKNIAKTEGISIGQELVQLLAYGGLISSLLIGLLVFKKKWHATDFGFDLNWMLFFLLGTFMLLIGIYLLCYEDKTAISLTAKKEPQQCFDDTMSANYIETLDKCVRETDLYRNPDISLDMLASQTTIPRHHLTRLLNVYLGKNFYQYIAELRIEYALGCLKNDAGIKIESLAYECGFNSKTSFNRYFKEYTGYLPSYYKTIIHHS
- a CDS encoding helix-turn-helix domain-containing protein translates to MLFLLLIMIVCICGLTLYVLQKTRSGSSFNEVLFCATACLMLHAAYALIARYFFDALPFVDRGAPFGLMYGPLLYLAAFSNDAGKLKKKNILLHAFPFLLATVCYIVFLSETDFRNAHLSAYYAVLYGSKTISMFVYVLVIFFNQKKITNDLSLRNLVKSAAIWLILIASLFASIMISRVLERKDIGVMLPGVVIYGSMLLVSALIFKYSIGRLLAGAGAAAQNQETEKQNQQYKKSALTPAMLEEYEERLDKAMNDDLVFLDTELSLESLSKKVKIPKHHLTQLFNTKINRSFYQYINTFRITYSCQLLKEATEITLEEIAFQSGFNSKVSFNRYFKTQMNCTPSEYRQQYH